A single window of Buteo buteo chromosome 15, bButBut1.hap1.1, whole genome shotgun sequence DNA harbors:
- the GTF3C6 gene encoding general transcription factor 3C polypeptide 6 isoform X3 → MVELSGIIDSDFLEKCENKCKILGIETERPILQVDRYVFAGEYEDTLGTCVVFEENTEHVDAEGNQKVQLKYKCHTMKKLNMTRTLLTEKKEGEENVGGVEWLQIKDRDFSYSRPNTICSFLREKEDSEESAQAQDKLTEESEGEVSGGGNSDMNCDLEKQHSLEIDASIPLPDSPASGAEDSPSGSVALDDAPP, encoded by the exons ATGGTGGAACTATCAGGAATTATTGATTCAGACTTcttagaaaaatgtgaaaacaaatgcaagatTTTG GGAATAGAGACAGAGAGGCCCATTTTACAAGTGGACAGATATGTATTTGCAGGAGAATATGAAG ATACCTTGGGAACCTGTGTggtttttgaagaaaacacagagcatG TAGATGCAGAAGGCAACCAGAAAGTACAGCTGAAATACAAGTGCCATACAATGAAGAAGTTGAACATGACACGAACACTTttgacagaaaagaaggaaggagaagagaatgtTG GTGGAGTGGAGTGGTTACAGATCAAGGACAGAGATTTTTCCTACAGCAGGCCTAATACGATTTGCAGCTTTCTGCGTGAGAAAGAAGATTCTGAGGAGTCAGCTCAGGCCCAAGACAAATTGACTGAGGAGTCAGAGGGAGAGGTGAGTGGTGGAGGAAATTCTGACATGAATTGTGatctggagaagcagcacagcttgGAAATAGATGCCTCTATTCCTCTGCCTGACAGCCCTGCTTCTGGGGCAGAGGATTCTCCTTCTGGAAGTGTGGCCTTAGATGATGCCCCTCCCTGA
- the GTF3C6 gene encoding general transcription factor 3C polypeptide 6 isoform X1, whose protein sequence is MAAAESAEEGERKDEGEEDEVEEQLVMVELSGIIDSDFLEKCENKCKILGIETERPILQVDRYVFAGEYEDTLGTCVVFEENTEHVDAEGNQKVQLKYKCHTMKKLNMTRTLLTEKKEGEENVGGVEWLQIKDRDFSYSRPNTICSFLREKEDSEESAQAQDKLTEESEGEVSGGGNSDMNCDLEKQHSLEIDASIPLPDSPASGAEDSPSGSVALDDAPP, encoded by the exons ATGGCGGCGGCAGAGAGCGCGGAGGAGGGCGAGAGGAAAGatgaaggagaggaagatgAGGTGGAG GAGCAACTGGTCATGGTGGAACTATCAGGAATTATTGATTCAGACTTcttagaaaaatgtgaaaacaaatgcaagatTTTG GGAATAGAGACAGAGAGGCCCATTTTACAAGTGGACAGATATGTATTTGCAGGAGAATATGAAG ATACCTTGGGAACCTGTGTggtttttgaagaaaacacagagcatG TAGATGCAGAAGGCAACCAGAAAGTACAGCTGAAATACAAGTGCCATACAATGAAGAAGTTGAACATGACACGAACACTTttgacagaaaagaaggaaggagaagagaatgtTG GTGGAGTGGAGTGGTTACAGATCAAGGACAGAGATTTTTCCTACAGCAGGCCTAATACGATTTGCAGCTTTCTGCGTGAGAAAGAAGATTCTGAGGAGTCAGCTCAGGCCCAAGACAAATTGACTGAGGAGTCAGAGGGAGAGGTGAGTGGTGGAGGAAATTCTGACATGAATTGTGatctggagaagcagcacagcttgGAAATAGATGCCTCTATTCCTCTGCCTGACAGCCCTGCTTCTGGGGCAGAGGATTCTCCTTCTGGAAGTGTGGCCTTAGATGATGCCCCTCCCTGA
- the GTF3C6 gene encoding general transcription factor 3C polypeptide 6 isoform X2: MAAAESAEEGERKDEGEEDEVEEQLVMVELSGIIDSDFLEKCENKCKILGIETERPILQVDRYVFAGEYEDTLGTCVVFEENTEHDAEGNQKVQLKYKCHTMKKLNMTRTLLTEKKEGEENVGGVEWLQIKDRDFSYSRPNTICSFLREKEDSEESAQAQDKLTEESEGEVSGGGNSDMNCDLEKQHSLEIDASIPLPDSPASGAEDSPSGSVALDDAPP, translated from the exons ATGGCGGCGGCAGAGAGCGCGGAGGAGGGCGAGAGGAAAGatgaaggagaggaagatgAGGTGGAG GAGCAACTGGTCATGGTGGAACTATCAGGAATTATTGATTCAGACTTcttagaaaaatgtgaaaacaaatgcaagatTTTG GGAATAGAGACAGAGAGGCCCATTTTACAAGTGGACAGATATGTATTTGCAGGAGAATATGAAG ATACCTTGGGAACCTGTGTggtttttgaagaaaacacagagcatG ATGCAGAAGGCAACCAGAAAGTACAGCTGAAATACAAGTGCCATACAATGAAGAAGTTGAACATGACACGAACACTTttgacagaaaagaaggaaggagaagagaatgtTG GTGGAGTGGAGTGGTTACAGATCAAGGACAGAGATTTTTCCTACAGCAGGCCTAATACGATTTGCAGCTTTCTGCGTGAGAAAGAAGATTCTGAGGAGTCAGCTCAGGCCCAAGACAAATTGACTGAGGAGTCAGAGGGAGAGGTGAGTGGTGGAGGAAATTCTGACATGAATTGTGatctggagaagcagcacagcttgGAAATAGATGCCTCTATTCCTCTGCCTGACAGCCCTGCTTCTGGGGCAGAGGATTCTCCTTCTGGAAGTGTGGCCTTAGATGATGCCCCTCCCTGA